One genomic window of Pseudomonas sp. LFM046 includes the following:
- a CDS encoding peroxidase family protein, which translates to MANFNLADLDFILQQILIAEAHASGENLLDLLPNVQVPFGLRTIDGSFNNLLLGQSEFGAADNIFPRLLDPVFRPAELGTNYAQTTGTVFDSQPRIISNLIVDDTASNPAAVAAAFDPGVDGILGTPDDVLKDGVQIVTSPGLDGLFGTADDKPTFFIPNVASDVGLSAPFNAWMTFFGQFFDHGLDLVTKGGNDVIFIQLQPDDPRFVAGSPTNFMVLTRATQFGGPGLNQNTTSPFVDQNQTYSSHPSHQVFLRAYEIGADGHPHATGKLITNRDLGADGQFGTADDVEIGGMATWAVVKAQARDILGINLTDANVFDVPLLATDAYGNFIKGPNGFPQVVFVGPDGLPGTADDVLVEGNPAANGGLGISLVGAVGTGHQFLIDIAHSADPTGGLTADADNVINVGTPPAAGTYDNELLDAHFMAGDGRVNENIGLTTVHHVFHSEHNRLVEQTKTTLLSPGALATAADLATLNQWLLTPVTAFPVAAADIAALDWNGERLFQAAKFGTEMQYQHLVFEEFARTIQPQVDEFLAPTGYDTTIDPSIVAEFAHTVYRFGHSMLTETIDRFDPNFNPVTVDPLHPTNNQQLGLIAAFLNPLAFAASGPTAQAAAGAIVRGVTRTVGNEIDEFVTEALRNNLVGLPLDLAALNIARGRDTGIPSLNAARREFYHMTGDEQLTAYTSWVDFLDHLKHPESLINFIAAYGTHSSITGATTMAAKRAAATLLVLGGAGEPADRMDFLHSTGAWASGADGVTTTGLDLVDFWIGGLAEEKMPFGGKLGSTFNFVFETQLESLQNGDRFYYLSRTAGMNFGTELENNSFAKLVMLNTDATHLSNAIFSTPTWTLEVNPLAQHTGLNDPGPDGIQGTADDVVGADGIAGNSDPIGGIIINGIEINPLVMRDNPNTAAVETNYLRYTGEDHVVLGGTALDDTIISGDGDDTVYGDGGNDELEGGYGNDTVMGGAGDDILTDAGGDNRMEGGDGNDVIHVGNMMAGGAGHLILGGNGKDFIVTSEDMSTTFGGQGDDFILSAKTSLPPTGNEGNDWIEKGTQDGAPGDNFAPLLADNVIGHDIFVGGGGFDEMIGEGGDDIFVGSDAQDKMDGMSGYDWVTYKNDNIGVTVDLALAAFLGIGEVGDHIAFPVAQSPASIFDRFAEVEGLSGSDFADILRGDDVDPTTIINHGGATGGALTNLDLITGLRAFLGDQASVGADAILGTADDLVNTFIGGNIILGGGGSDIMEGRGGNDLIDGDLWLNVRISVRANADGTGAEIASFDSMEDLVPLMLNRTFNPGQLVAVRELLNGGASFDTANYQGLAADYTVVANADGSWTVTDSVAGRDGIDRLTNVERIQFSDAVQVLVPGLNIEPVGSLAITDTNGGALEVGDFLTVSAAGVSDGDNPGGDITNVNYVWQVERVPGTGVFEDIIAAPAGDLAFQSANGIRFRITPDLAGLSIRVKGVYQDAGGVTEQVFSAPSAAVAAFIPPPPTPVVDLGPGVAQSGPGIQLVRSDLNFILDQIRIAEAHAAGVDLLSLLPNVRASMGLRTVTGEFNNLLNFSGIDQSQFGAADNAFPRLLPAEFTNGQGDPNFSAATGITNTNYNSSTSVVDTAPRTISNLIVDQTANNPAAVASTFDPGVDGILGTADDVLKEGNLVVTSPGLDGLFGTADDQQVNFIANTMPDAGLTAPFNAWMTFFGQFFDHGLDLVTKGGSGTVFIPLQPDDPRFVPGSPTNFMVLTRATQLGGVPGQNENTTSPFVDQNQTYTSHPSHQVFLREYISTPNGPVATGELITNRNLGADGEFGTADDVEIGGMATWAVVKAQARDVLGINLTDANVFNVPLLATDAYGNFIKGPNGFPQVVFVGPDGLPGTADDVLVEGNPAANGGLGISLAGAVGTGHQFLIDIAHSADPTGGLTADADNVINVGTPPAAGTYDNELLDAHYMAGDGRVNENIGLTAVHAIFHSEHNRLVAQTKSTVLASNDLAFLTEWLLPGTAPAAFPITAAEINALQWNGERLFQTAKFGTEMQYQHLVFEEFARTIQPNVDPFFAPTQVYDVNLDPSIVAEFAHTVYRFGHSMLTETVDRFDANFNPVTVDPLHPTNDQQLGLIAAFLNPLAYAASGVTPEDATSAIVRGVTRTVGNQIDEFVTEALRNNLVGLPLDLATLNIARGRDTGVATLNHARAQFYEATGDANLKPYVSWADMVLHLKHPESLINFIAAYGTHTSITGATLLADKRAAATAIVLGGATAPADRLDFLNGTGAWTGVETGLNLVDFWIGGLAEKVTPFGGMLGSTFNFVFENQLEKLQDGDRFYYLERTAGLNFNAELEGNSFAKLIMANTTATHLPGVVFLTPAFTLEVNPLAQHTGLNDPGADGIQGTLDDVIGADGIALNSDPLGDNPLLPLVDRDNPATAGLDTNYLMYRGEDHVVLGGSAGNDILRSSEGDDTLYGDGGNDRLDGGYGNDFINGGDGDDIITDVGGDDNIKGDNGNDVIQGGNGVNLILGGFGKDFIITGEDASEAFGGQGNDFILGSKANEQDMGNEGDDWLEAGTSDGAPGDNFDPAGNDPIAGNDVYVGSGENDKFNAEGGDDIMVGSPGQGDRYIGGSGYDWATFKNDTRGVTIDISDRFFDQPQMPGSGASVLTRFDFVEGLSGSAFGDVLSGDDSDAVSLPVAGAKGSVLTNIALISGLQGFLNQMVGTVAVPSVAFFDGGNIILGGSGSDIIMGRGGDDLIDGDRWLNVRISVRANLDGSGAEIASFNTMKEMVPLMVNGTYNPGQLVIVRELLQGTAALDTAAYQGLSSEYVWTVNADGTVTVADQVAGRDGTDHLNSIERLRFTDGVIDLSGTDALPVGAVSISDATPEVGTLLTASLAGVTDADNPGGTITGPVSYYWQVETNPGSGIFEDIITFAAGEVARATGRSFRVTADQAGLNLRVMAIYKDANGVLETVLSNVTAPVATVAVNDAPTGAPAISDTTPTQGQVLTATRGTIADADGTTTSVFSFQWQVSTNGGATFSNIVGATGANFTVGAAQVGQLLRVVASFTDDGGTAESVVSAATSVVGALFNGGPGADSFLGTAGDDIANGGAGNDILRGLAGNDTLNGDGGNDTLIGGVGNDVMAGGVGNDTYEVTDAGDVVTELAGEGTDTVWTSLSSYTLGANVENLFYGGTGNFTGTGNALDNLLVGGVGNDVLMGKGGADTMRGGAGNDTYEVTEAGDVVAESGGAGTDTVLTSLASYTLGANVENLSYIGTGNFTGTGNALGNQMSGGVGNDVLMGKGGADAMSGGAGNDTYEVTDAGDTVVESAGAGTDTVWTSLASYTLGANLENLNYGGNGNFTGTGNALDNQMGGGTGTDVLMGKGGADTMRGGAGNDTYEVTDAGDVVIELAGAGTDSVWTSLASYTLGANLENLNYGGSGNFNGTGNGLANTLRGGAGNDTLNGAGGIDTLIGGLGNDTFAFGAGFGQDRILDFDADPAGGQDHIDITGMGITAANFAANVTILDVGVNTRVTIGANIITLVGVADATTVTQADFIVS; encoded by the coding sequence ATGGCCAACTTCAACCTTGCGGACCTGGATTTCATCCTTCAGCAGATTCTCATCGCAGAGGCCCATGCTTCCGGGGAGAACCTCCTGGACTTGCTCCCCAACGTGCAGGTGCCTTTCGGTTTGCGCACCATCGATGGCTCGTTCAACAACCTGCTCCTGGGACAGTCGGAGTTCGGCGCTGCGGACAACATCTTCCCGCGTCTGCTGGACCCGGTGTTCCGGCCAGCCGAGCTGGGAACCAACTACGCGCAGACGACGGGTACGGTGTTCGATTCCCAGCCGCGCATCATCAGCAACCTGATCGTCGATGATACCGCCAGCAACCCGGCGGCCGTGGCGGCGGCCTTCGATCCCGGCGTGGACGGGATTCTCGGAACGCCCGACGATGTGTTGAAGGACGGCGTCCAGATCGTGACCAGCCCCGGCCTCGACGGGCTGTTCGGCACGGCGGATGACAAGCCGACCTTCTTCATCCCGAACGTTGCGTCTGACGTCGGGTTGTCCGCCCCGTTCAACGCCTGGATGACCTTCTTCGGCCAGTTCTTCGACCACGGCCTGGACCTGGTAACCAAGGGCGGCAATGACGTCATCTTCATTCAGTTGCAGCCGGACGACCCGCGCTTCGTCGCAGGCAGTCCGACCAACTTCATGGTCCTGACCCGCGCTACCCAGTTCGGCGGCCCCGGCCTGAACCAGAACACCACGTCGCCCTTCGTCGACCAGAACCAGACCTACAGCTCGCACCCGTCACACCAGGTCTTCCTGCGTGCCTACGAGATCGGTGCCGATGGTCATCCCCATGCCACCGGCAAGCTGATCACCAACCGTGACCTGGGCGCCGATGGTCAATTCGGTACCGCCGACGATGTGGAGATCGGCGGCATGGCCACCTGGGCGGTGGTCAAGGCCCAGGCCCGTGACATCCTCGGGATCAACCTGACCGACGCCAACGTCTTCGACGTGCCGCTGCTGGCCACCGATGCCTACGGCAACTTCATCAAGGGCCCGAACGGTTTCCCGCAGGTGGTCTTCGTCGGTCCGGACGGTTTGCCGGGTACGGCTGACGACGTGCTGGTCGAAGGCAATCCGGCCGCCAACGGCGGTCTGGGGATCAGCCTGGTCGGTGCGGTCGGCACCGGCCACCAGTTCCTCATCGACATCGCCCACAGCGCCGACCCCACCGGTGGCCTGACCGCGGACGCCGACAACGTCATCAACGTCGGCACCCCGCCGGCAGCCGGCACCTATGACAACGAGCTGCTGGACGCCCACTTCATGGCCGGTGACGGCCGGGTCAACGAAAACATCGGCCTGACCACCGTGCACCACGTGTTCCACTCCGAGCACAACCGCTTGGTGGAACAGACCAAGACCACGCTGCTGTCTCCCGGTGCCCTGGCTACCGCCGCCGATCTGGCCACCCTCAACCAGTGGCTGCTGACTCCGGTAACGGCCTTCCCGGTCGCTGCTGCGGATATCGCGGCCCTGGACTGGAACGGCGAGCGCCTGTTCCAGGCCGCCAAGTTCGGCACCGAGATGCAGTACCAGCACCTGGTGTTCGAAGAGTTCGCCCGCACTATCCAGCCGCAAGTGGACGAGTTCCTGGCGCCAACCGGCTATGACACCACCATCGATCCGTCCATCGTCGCTGAGTTTGCCCATACGGTTTACCGTTTCGGCCACTCGATGCTGACCGAGACGATCGATCGCTTCGACCCGAACTTCAACCCGGTCACCGTCGACCCGTTGCACCCGACCAACAACCAGCAACTCGGCCTGATCGCCGCCTTCCTCAACCCGCTGGCCTTCGCCGCCAGCGGACCGACGGCGCAAGCTGCGGCCGGCGCCATCGTCCGTGGTGTGACCCGCACCGTGGGCAACGAGATCGACGAATTCGTCACCGAAGCCCTGCGCAACAACCTGGTGGGCCTGCCGCTGGACCTGGCTGCGTTGAACATTGCCCGTGGTCGTGACACCGGCATTCCTTCGCTGAACGCTGCGCGCCGCGAGTTCTACCACATGACCGGTGACGAGCAACTGACCGCCTACACCAGTTGGGTGGACTTCCTCGATCACCTGAAGCACCCGGAATCGCTGATCAACTTCATCGCCGCCTATGGCACCCACTCCAGCATCACTGGCGCTACCACCATGGCGGCCAAGCGTGCCGCTGCGACCCTGCTGGTGCTGGGCGGTGCCGGCGAACCGGCTGACCGCATGGACTTCCTGCACAGCACCGGGGCCTGGGCCAGCGGCGCCGACGGCGTCACCACCACCGGCCTGGACCTGGTGGACTTCTGGATCGGCGGCCTGGCAGAAGAGAAGATGCCCTTCGGCGGCAAGCTGGGCTCGACCTTCAACTTCGTCTTCGAGACCCAGCTGGAGTCCCTGCAGAACGGTGACCGCTTCTATTACCTGTCGCGCACTGCCGGGATGAACTTCGGCACCGAGCTGGAGAACAACTCCTTCGCCAAACTGGTGATGCTCAACACCGATGCTACCCACCTGTCCAACGCGATCTTCTCCACCCCGACCTGGACCCTGGAGGTCAATCCGCTGGCGCAGCACACCGGCCTGAACGACCCCGGCCCGGATGGCATCCAGGGCACGGCGGATGACGTGGTTGGCGCGGACGGTATCGCCGGCAACTCCGATCCCATTGGGGGCATCATCATCAACGGTATTGAAATCAACCCGCTGGTGATGCGCGACAACCCCAATACCGCCGCCGTGGAAACCAACTACCTGCGCTACACCGGTGAAGACCACGTAGTGCTCGGTGGCACCGCGCTTGACGACACCATCATCTCCGGCGACGGCGACGACACCGTTTACGGTGATGGCGGCAATGACGAACTGGAAGGCGGCTACGGCAACGACACCGTCATGGGTGGTGCCGGCGACGACATCCTCACCGATGCCGGCGGCGACAACCGCATGGAGGGCGGTGACGGCAACGACGTCATCCATGTCGGCAACATGATGGCCGGCGGCGCCGGGCACCTGATCCTCGGTGGCAACGGCAAGGACTTCATCGTCACCAGCGAAGACATGTCCACCACCTTTGGCGGCCAGGGCGACGACTTCATCCTGAGCGCCAAGACCAGCCTGCCGCCCACCGGCAACGAGGGTAACGACTGGATCGAGAAGGGCACCCAGGATGGTGCGCCCGGCGACAACTTCGCGCCCCTGCTGGCTGACAACGTGATCGGTCACGACATCTTCGTCGGTGGCGGTGGTTTCGACGAGATGATCGGCGAGGGCGGCGACGACATCTTCGTGGGCAGCGATGCCCAGGACAAGATGGACGGCATGTCCGGCTACGACTGGGTCACTTACAAGAATGACAACATCGGCGTCACCGTCGACCTGGCCCTGGCGGCCTTCCTCGGCATCGGCGAGGTGGGTGACCACATTGCCTTCCCGGTGGCGCAGTCGCCGGCCTCGATCTTCGACCGTTTCGCCGAAGTGGAAGGTCTGTCTGGCTCCGACTTCGCGGACATCCTGCGCGGCGATGACGTGGACCCGACCACCATCATCAACCATGGCGGCGCCACCGGTGGTGCGCTGACCAACCTCGATCTGATCACCGGCCTGCGGGCTTTCCTGGGTGACCAGGCCTCGGTGGGCGCGGACGCCATTCTCGGCACCGCGGACGACCTGGTGAACACCTTCATCGGCGGCAACATCATCCTCGGTGGTGGCGGCAGCGACATCATGGAAGGTCGCGGCGGCAACGACCTGATCGATGGTGACCTGTGGCTGAACGTGCGTATCAGCGTGCGTGCCAATGCCGATGGCACCGGCGCGGAAATCGCCAGCTTCGACAGCATGGAGGACCTGGTCCCGCTGATGCTGAACCGCACCTTCAACCCGGGGCAACTGGTGGCGGTGCGTGAACTGCTCAATGGTGGTGCCTCCTTCGACACCGCCAACTACCAGGGACTCGCCGCCGATTACACGGTGGTGGCCAATGCCGATGGTTCCTGGACGGTGACCGACTCGGTGGCTGGCCGTGACGGCATCGACCGTCTGACCAACGTCGAGCGCATCCAGTTCTCCGACGCTGTCCAGGTGCTGGTCCCCGGCCTCAACATCGAACCCGTGGGCTCCCTTGCCATCACTGACACCAATGGCGGTGCCCTGGAGGTGGGTGATTTCCTGACCGTCTCCGCGGCCGGTGTGTCCGACGGCGACAACCCCGGTGGCGATATCACCAACGTCAACTATGTCTGGCAGGTCGAACGCGTTCCGGGTACCGGCGTATTCGAGGACATCATTGCCGCACCGGCAGGCGACCTGGCCTTCCAGAGTGCCAACGGTATCCGCTTCAGGATCACGCCGGACCTTGCCGGCCTGTCGATTCGGGTCAAGGGCGTCTATCAGGATGCTGGCGGCGTCACCGAACAGGTGTTCTCCGCGCCTTCCGCTGCCGTGGCAGCCTTCATCCCGCCGCCGCCCACTCCGGTGGTCGACCTGGGGCCTGGCGTGGCCCAGAGTGGCCCTGGCATTCAACTGGTGCGTTCGGACCTGAACTTCATCCTTGATCAGATCCGCATCGCCGAGGCCCATGCAGCAGGCGTCGATCTGCTGTCGCTGTTGCCGAACGTGCGTGCGTCCATGGGGCTGCGTACCGTCACTGGTGAGTTCAACAACCTGCTGAACTTCTCCGGCATCGATCAGAGCCAGTTCGGCGCTGCCGACAATGCCTTCCCGCGGCTGCTGCCAGCGGAGTTCACCAACGGCCAGGGCGACCCGAATTTCTCCGCCGCGACGGGCATTACCAACACCAACTACAACAGCTCCACCAGCGTGGTGGACACCGCTCCGCGCACCATCAGCAACCTGATCGTCGACCAGACCGCCAACAACCCGGCGGCGGTGGCGTCGACCTTCGATCCGGGTGTGGACGGGATTCTCGGAACGGCCGACGACGTGTTGAAGGAGGGCAACCTGGTCGTGACCAGCCCTGGCCTGGACGGTCTGTTCGGCACGGCCGATGACCAGCAGGTGAACTTCATCGCCAACACCATGCCGGACGCTGGCCTGACCGCGCCGTTCAACGCCTGGATGACTTTCTTCGGCCAGTTCTTCGACCACGGCCTGGACCTGGTGACCAAGGGCGGTAGTGGGACGGTGTTCATCCCGCTGCAACCGGACGATCCGCGCTTCGTGCCCGGTAGTCCGACCAACTTCATGGTCCTCACCCGTGCCACCCAACTGGGCGGTGTGCCTGGGCAGAACGAGAACACGACTTCTCCGTTCGTTGACCAGAATCAGACCTACACCTCGCATCCGTCGCATCAGGTGTTCCTGCGGGAGTACATCTCCACGCCCAATGGTCCGGTAGCGACCGGTGAGCTGATCACTAACCGCAATCTGGGTGCAGATGGCGAATTCGGCACTGCCGACGATGTGGAAATCGGCGGCATGGCCACCTGGGCGGTGGTCAAGGCTCAGGCCCGTGACGTCCTCGGGATCAACCTGACCGATGCCAACGTCTTCAACGTGCCGCTGCTGGCCACCGACGCCTATGGCAATTTCATCAAGGGTCCGAACGGCTTCCCGCAAGTGGTCTTCGTCGGTCCTGACGGCTTGCCGGGTACGGCTGACGATGTGCTGGTCGAAGGCAATCCGGCCGCCAACGGCGGTCTGGGTATCAGCCTGGCCGGTGCGGTCGGCACCGGTCACCAGTTCCTCATCGACATCGCTCACAGCGCCGATCCTACCGGCGGTCTGACCGCGGATGCGGACAACGTCATCAACGTCGGCACCCCGCCGGCAGCGGGGACCTACGACAACGAGCTGCTGGATGCGCACTACATGGCCGGTGACGGCCGGGTCAACGAGAACATCGGCCTGACCGCCGTGCACGCGATCTTCCACTCCGAGCACAACCGCCTGGTGGCACAGACCAAGAGCACCGTGCTGGCCAGCAACGACCTGGCGTTCCTCACCGAGTGGCTGCTGCCGGGTACGGCTCCTGCAGCCTTCCCGATCACTGCGGCCGAGATCAATGCCCTGCAGTGGAATGGCGAGCGTCTGTTCCAGACCGCCAAGTTCGGTACCGAAATGCAGTACCAGCACCTGGTGTTCGAGGAGTTCGCGCGGACCATCCAGCCCAACGTCGACCCGTTCTTCGCGCCGACGCAGGTCTATGACGTCAACCTCGATCCATCGATCGTCGCCGAGTTCGCCCACACGGTTTACCGCTTCGGCCACTCGATGCTGACCGAGACGGTCGATCGCTTCGACGCCAACTTCAACCCGGTCACGGTCGACCCGCTGCACCCGACCAACGACCAGCAACTGGGCCTGATCGCTGCCTTCCTCAACCCGCTGGCCTATGCCGCCAGTGGGGTGACCCCGGAAGACGCCACCAGTGCCATCGTGCGTGGTGTGACCCGCACCGTGGGCAACCAGATCGACGAGTTCGTTACCGAAGCCCTGCGCAACAACCTGGTCGGCCTGCCGCTGGACCTGGCCACGCTGAACATCGCCCGTGGTCGCGATACGGGCGTGGCAACGCTCAACCATGCTCGTGCGCAGTTCTATGAAGCTACCGGCGACGCCAACCTGAAGCCCTACGTCAGCTGGGCGGACATGGTGCTGCACCTGAAGCATCCGGAGTCGCTGATCAACTTCATCGCGGCATACGGCACCCACACCAGCATCACCGGTGCCACCCTGCTGGCCGACAAGCGTGCCGCTGCGACCGCCATCGTCCTGGGCGGGGCAACGGCGCCTGCCGACCGGCTGGACTTCCTCAATGGCACCGGCGCATGGACCGGCGTGGAAACCGGTCTCAACCTGGTGGACTTCTGGATCGGCGGCCTGGCCGAGAAGGTCACGCCGTTCGGCGGCATGCTGGGCTCGACCTTCAACTTCGTGTTCGAGAACCAGCTGGAGAAACTCCAGGACGGTGACCGCTTCTACTACCTGGAGCGCACCGCCGGCCTGAACTTCAACGCCGAGCTGGAAGGCAACTCGTTCGCCAAGCTGATCATGGCCAACACCACTGCCACCCACCTGCCGGGCGTGGTCTTCCTGACCCCGGCCTTCACCCTCGAGGTCAATCCGCTGGCGCAGCACACCGGCCTCAACGACCCGGGGGCCGACGGCATCCAGGGCACTCTGGACGACGTGATCGGCGCCGACGGCATCGCCCTCAACTCCGATCCGCTGGGCGACAACCCGCTGCTACCGCTGGTGGATCGCGACAATCCGGCGACTGCCGGGCTGGACACCAACTACCTGATGTACCGCGGCGAAGACCACGTGGTGCTGGGCGGCAGTGCCGGCAACGACATCCTGCGTTCCAGCGAGGGTGACGACACCCTCTACGGCGACGGCGGCAACGACCGTCTGGATGGCGGCTACGGCAATGACTTCATCAATGGTGGCGACGGCGACGACATCATCACGGACGTGGGTGGCGACGACAACATCAAGGGTGACAACGGCAACGACGTGATCCAGGGCGGTAACGGCGTCAACCTGATCCTCGGCGGATTCGGCAAGGACTTCATCATCACCGGTGAGGACGCCAGCGAAGCCTTCGGTGGCCAGGGCAACGACTTCATCCTGGGCTCCAAGGCCAACGAGCAGGACATGGGCAACGAAGGTGACGACTGGCTGGAGGCCGGTACCTCCGATGGCGCCCCTGGCGACAACTTCGACCCGGCAGGCAACGACCCGATCGCCGGCAACGATGTCTACGTCGGCAGCGGCGAGAACGACAAGTTCAACGCCGAGGGCGGTGACGACATCATGGTCGGCAGCCCCGGCCAGGGCGACCGTTACATCGGTGGATCAGGCTACGACTGGGCGACCTTCAAGAACGATACCCGTGGTGTCACCATCGACATCAGCGATCGTTTCTTCGACCAGCCGCAGATGCCGGGCTCGGGTGCCTCGGTGCTGACCCGCTTCGACTTTGTCGAGGGCCTGTCGGGTTCCGCCTTCGGCGACGTGCTGAGCGGTGACGATTCCGATGCCGTTTCGTTGCCCGTGGCCGGCGCCAAGGGCAGCGTGCTGACCAACATCGCCCTGATCTCGGGCCTGCAGGGCTTCCTCAACCAGATGGTCGGTACCGTGGCCGTGCCGTCGGTGGCCTTCTTCGACGGTGGCAATATCATCCTCGGCGGCAGCGGCAGCGACATCATCATGGGACGGGGTGGCGATGACCTGATCGATGGTGACAGATGGTTGAACGTGCGCATCAGTGTGCGGGCCAACCTGGACGGCAGCGGTGCAGAGATCGCCAGCTTCAACACCATGAAGGAGATGGTGCCGCTGATGGTCAACGGCACCTACAACCCGGGGCAACTGGTGATCGTGCGGGAGCTCCTGCAGGGGACTGCTGCATTGGATACAGCGGCCTATCAAGGGCTTTCGTCCGAGTACGTCTGGACCGTGAACGCGGATGGCACCGTGACCGTCGCCGACCAGGTGGCCGGCCGTGACGGCACCGACCACCTGAACAGCATCGAGCGCCTGCGGTTCACCGACGGCGTCATCGACCTGTCCGGCACCGATGCGCTGCCGGTGGGCGCAGTGAGCATCAGCGACGCCACGCCTGAAGTTGGCACGCTGCTCACCGCTTCCCTGGCCGGCGTGACCGACGCCGACAACCCCGGCGGCACCATCACCGGACCGGTGTCTTATTACTGGCAGGTGGAAACCAACCCGGGGTCCGGCATCTTCGAAGACATCATCACCTTTGCCGCAGGTGAGGTCGCCCGTGCTACTGGCCGGTCCTTCCGCGTTACCGCCGACCAGGCTGGCCTGAACCTGCGGGTCATGGCGATCTACAAGGACGCCAACGGTGTGCTGGAGACCGTACTGTCGAATGTGACAGCTCCGGTCGCGACCGTCGCGGTCAACGACGCGCCGACCGGTGCGCCGGCGATCAGCGACACCACGCCGACGCAGGGCCAGGTGCTGACCGCGACCCGCGGGACCATCGCCGATGCCGATGGCACGACCACCTCGGTGTTCAGCTTCCAGTGGCAGGTTTCCACCAACGGCGGTGCGACCTTCTCCAACATCGTTGGTGCCACGGGGGCGAACTTCACGGTCGGCGCGGCGCAGGTCGGCCAACTGCTGCGGGTGGTGGCGAGTTTCACCGATGATGGCGGCACCGCTGAATCGGTGGTCTCGGCGGCGACCAGTGTGGTGGGTGCCTTGTTCAACGGTGGACCCGGGGCGGACAGCTTCCTCGGCACCGCAGGGGATGACATTGCCAATGGCGGCGCTGGCAACGACATCCTCCGCGGCCTGGCCGGCAACGACACCCTCAACGGTGATGGCGGGAATGACACGCTGATCGGAGGGGTGGGCAACGACGTGATGGCCGGTGGTGTGGGCAACGACACCTACGAGGTAACCGATGCCGGTGATGTAGTGACTGAGTTGGCCGGGGAGGGAACCGACACGGTCTGGACCTCACTGTCGAGCTACACCCTGGGCGCCAATGTCGAGAACCTGTTCTACGGCGGCACCGGCAATTTCACCGGCACGGGCAACGCGCTGGACAACCTGTTGGTGGGCGGCGTGGGTAACGACGTGCTGATGGGCAAGGGCGGCGCGGACACCATGCGCGGCGGTGCGGGGAACGATACCTACGAGGTCACCGAGGCGGGCGATGTGGTGGCCGAGTCGGGTGGTGCGGGTACGGATACGGTCTTGACCTCGCTGGCGAGCTACACCCTGGGTGCCAATGTCGAGAACCTGAGCTACATCGGCACTGGTAACTTCACCGGCACTGGCAATGCGCTGGGCAACCAGATGAGCGGGGGCGTTGGTAATGACGTGCTGATGGGCAAGGGCGGTGCGGACGCCATGAGCGGTGGTGCGGGGAACGATACCTACGAGGTCACCGATGCAGGCGATACGGTGGTCGAGTCGGCCGGTGCGGGTACGGATACGGTCTGGACCTCGCTGGCAAGCTACACCCTGGGTGCCAACCTGGAGAACCTGAACTACGGCGGCAATGGCAACTTCACCGGCACAGGCAATGCGTTGGACAACCAGATGGGCGGTGGGACAGGTACCGACGTGCTGATGGGCAAGGGCGGCGCGGACACCATGCGCGGTGGTGCAGGTAACGATACCTACGAGGTAACCGATGCAGGCGATGTGGTGATCGAGTTGGCCGGTGCGGGCACGGATAGCGTCTGGACCTCGCTGGCGAGCTACACCCTGGGTGCCAACCTGGAGAACCTGAACTACGGAGGCAGTGGCAACTTCAACGGCACCGGCAACGGTTTGGCCAACACCCTCAGAGGGGGGGCGGGCAACGACACCCTGAACGGGGCGGGCGGCATCGACACCCTGATTGGCGGCCTGGGCAACGACACCTTCGCGTTCGGAGCCGGCTTCGGCCAGGACCGCATCCTGGACTTCGATGCCGATCCGGCTGGTGGCCAGGACCACATCGACATCACCGGCATGGGTATCACTGCGGCGAACTTCGCGGCGAACGTCACCATCCTCGACGTCGGGGTGAATACCCGAGTGACCATCGGGGCCAACATCATCACCCTGGTGGGGGTGGCGGATGCCACTACGGTGACCCAGGCGGACTTCATCGTGAGCTGA